In Frondihabitans sp. PAMC 28766, a genomic segment contains:
- a CDS encoding LacI family DNA-binding transcriptional regulator, with the protein MSRASERAGGPKPRITIVDVARAAGVSKGAASHALNGRLGVSEETRQRVKAAAVDLGWSPNSVARALSGARAGAIGWAIVRSAKSATIDPYVTQLFIGIELGLADTDVALVVKLVADRTEEEALYRRWASSRRVDGVVVTDIDADERRFALLDDLGLPVAAFRSYRSEQDGDRSKAGRQDPETASVPSVWLDEQRGVDVILNHAHELGHRRIAWISGDPVRSSVLLREVATLHWAEQHPGALVSTEWTDYSAAEGAATAERLLRRAEPPTFLVFDNDLMALSGLSMCHALGLRVPEEVSVASFIDSDLCDVGVPPITALHHETVAFGEQLATRLVGVVDGAETPDVVVSPLRLRIRPSTGPAPA; encoded by the coding sequence ATGTCGAGAGCGAGCGAGCGAGCCGGAGGGCCGAAGCCTCGGATCACGATCGTGGATGTCGCTCGCGCGGCCGGAGTCAGCAAGGGCGCCGCGTCACACGCCCTCAACGGGCGCCTCGGCGTGTCGGAGGAGACCCGCCAACGCGTGAAGGCGGCGGCCGTCGACCTCGGCTGGTCGCCGAACAGCGTGGCCAGAGCTCTGTCGGGCGCTCGGGCCGGCGCGATCGGCTGGGCCATCGTGCGCAGCGCGAAGTCCGCCACGATCGACCCCTACGTGACGCAGCTCTTCATCGGCATCGAGCTCGGGCTCGCCGACACCGACGTGGCCCTGGTGGTCAAGCTCGTCGCCGATCGCACCGAGGAGGAGGCGCTCTACCGCCGCTGGGCGTCGTCCCGACGGGTCGACGGCGTCGTCGTCACCGACATCGACGCCGACGAGCGGCGTTTCGCCCTCCTCGACGACCTGGGGCTGCCGGTCGCGGCGTTCCGCAGCTATCGGTCGGAGCAGGACGGCGACAGGTCGAAAGCAGGGCGGCAGGATCCCGAGACGGCGAGCGTCCCGTCCGTCTGGCTGGACGAGCAGCGCGGCGTCGATGTGATCCTGAACCACGCGCACGAGCTCGGCCACCGACGGATCGCCTGGATCTCCGGCGATCCTGTGCGAAGCTCGGTGCTCCTCCGCGAGGTGGCGACGCTCCACTGGGCAGAACAGCACCCCGGTGCCCTGGTGTCGACCGAGTGGACCGACTACAGCGCGGCCGAAGGCGCCGCGACGGCCGAGCGCCTTCTGCGCCGGGCCGAGCCCCCGACGTTCCTCGTCTTCGACAACGACCTGATGGCTCTGTCGGGCCTCTCGATGTGCCATGCCCTCGGACTCCGGGTGCCGGAGGAGGTTTCGGTCGCGTCGTTCATCGACTCCGATCTCTGCGATGTGGGTGTTCCGCCGATCACGGCCCTGCACCACGAGACCGTCGCCTTCGGCGAGCAGCTCGCCACTCGACTCGTCGGAGTCGTCGACGGCGCCGAGACACCCGACGTCGTCGTGTCCCCCCTCCGCCTGCGGATCCGGCCCAGCACCGGCCCCGCACCCGCCTGA
- a CDS encoding ABC transporter substrate-binding protein — translation MSDSSFFRRPVTRRALIGGGIATAAAAALAACSPSGSGGSKAAGADLKFWDMVWGTGTAYTAKAKSIAGGYKPTGSNRGVTYQSVPWANWYQTFTSAAASKTTPAVSTGAAFLPFAFLEQGSVAPADDLIDLLTKNGTNDFLPGLLPAMKTKKGYAAVPWSLDLRVLWYRESLLEKANADVPTDWDSFIAAGTKLHKIGVTGLGMAGSSTTTDAQHTVAALLINNGGGLFAEDETPDAVTDRNIETLDFLNECVQKGIIYAGAAAYTSTNLATSWTNGSVGMGFNQTGLDKTFPKASQDDVKVASPLTGPHGDKGTVYYINPLMMFTTTPSQKSSEAFVAWYLDQIHEFWTSGVETDLPVKKSITDLPVIQNNPNLVKSINEWQPLGKTIGAKAPSAFAALNAVDGGSASATFVQQIIQGKTASKQILETLQSALEKAVK, via the coding sequence ATGAGCGACTCATCGTTCTTCCGCCGCCCGGTGACCAGGCGGGCCCTCATCGGCGGTGGCATCGCCACCGCCGCGGCCGCCGCCCTCGCGGCCTGCTCGCCGTCCGGCTCAGGTGGCTCCAAGGCCGCGGGCGCCGACCTGAAGTTCTGGGACATGGTCTGGGGCACCGGCACGGCCTACACCGCCAAGGCGAAGTCCATCGCCGGTGGCTACAAGCCGACAGGGTCCAATCGCGGCGTCACCTACCAGTCCGTGCCGTGGGCCAACTGGTACCAGACGTTCACCTCGGCGGCGGCCTCCAAGACGACGCCCGCCGTCAGCACGGGTGCGGCCTTCCTGCCGTTCGCCTTCCTCGAGCAGGGGTCGGTCGCCCCCGCCGACGACCTCATCGACCTGCTGACGAAGAACGGCACGAACGACTTCCTCCCGGGCCTCTTGCCCGCGATGAAGACGAAGAAGGGCTACGCGGCGGTGCCGTGGTCGCTCGACCTCCGGGTGCTCTGGTATCGCGAGTCGCTGCTCGAGAAGGCCAACGCCGACGTGCCCACCGACTGGGACAGCTTCATCGCCGCCGGCACGAAGCTGCACAAGATCGGCGTGACGGGCCTCGGCATGGCCGGGTCGAGCACCACGACCGACGCCCAGCACACCGTCGCGGCCCTTCTGATCAACAATGGCGGTGGTCTCTTCGCCGAAGACGAGACGCCCGACGCGGTCACCGACCGCAACATCGAGACCCTCGACTTCTTGAACGAGTGCGTGCAGAAGGGCATCATCTACGCCGGTGCCGCCGCGTACACCTCCACCAACCTCGCGACCAGCTGGACGAACGGCTCGGTCGGCATGGGCTTCAACCAGACCGGCCTCGACAAGACCTTCCCCAAGGCGTCGCAGGATGACGTGAAGGTCGCGAGCCCCCTGACCGGCCCGCACGGCGACAAGGGCACCGTCTACTACATCAACCCGCTCATGATGTTCACGACGACCCCGTCGCAGAAGTCGTCGGAGGCCTTCGTCGCCTGGTACCTCGACCAGATCCACGAGTTCTGGACGAGCGGGGTCGAGACCGACCTCCCGGTCAAGAAGAGCATCACCGACCTCCCCGTCATCCAGAACAACCCCAACCTGGTCAAGTCGATCAACGAGTGGCAGCCCCTCGGCAAGACGATCGGCGCGAAGGCGCCGTCGGCATTCGCGGCCCTCAATGCCGTCGACGGCGGCAGCGCGAGCGCCACCTTCGTGCAGCAGATCATCCAGGGCAAGACGGCCTCGAAACAGATCCTCGAGACGCTGCAGTCCGCCCTCGAGAAGGCGGTCAAGTGA
- a CDS encoding sugar phosphate isomerase/epimerase produces the protein MTSAPRSVQLYSVRDALAHDLGGTLRALAAIGFTNVEPYGFVDRADEYAAALGEAGLVAPSAHAGLVSAPDPAAVFAAAQKLGVTTVVDPAIPAERWTTRSDVVASATRLGELAAQAADFGLTVGYHNHQWEFEPTVDGAVAFEVFTDALAPEVVLEIDTFWSTVGGADTPALLRSLGDRVTLLHIKDGPLSLDDDLQLPAGQGALDVPAILAAAPTALRVIEFDGYVGDPLEGISASFAWLDDHDR, from the coding sequence GTGACGTCGGCCCCGCGTTCGGTCCAGCTCTACTCGGTCAGAGACGCCCTCGCGCACGATCTGGGCGGAACCCTGCGCGCTCTCGCCGCGATCGGCTTCACGAACGTCGAGCCGTATGGCTTCGTCGACCGGGCCGACGAGTACGCGGCGGCGCTCGGGGAGGCAGGGCTCGTCGCGCCGTCGGCTCATGCCGGTCTCGTGTCGGCGCCCGATCCTGCCGCCGTGTTCGCGGCCGCGCAGAAGCTCGGCGTGACGACGGTGGTCGACCCGGCCATCCCGGCCGAGCGCTGGACGACACGGTCCGACGTGGTCGCGAGCGCCACCCGGCTCGGCGAGCTCGCAGCCCAGGCCGCCGACTTCGGGCTGACGGTCGGCTATCACAACCACCAGTGGGAGTTCGAGCCCACGGTCGACGGGGCGGTCGCCTTCGAGGTCTTCACCGATGCGCTCGCGCCCGAGGTGGTGCTCGAGATCGACACGTTCTGGTCCACCGTCGGTGGCGCGGACACACCCGCGCTCCTCCGCTCGCTCGGCGACCGCGTCACCCTCCTGCACATCAAGGACGGCCCGCTGAGCCTCGACGACGACCTCCAGCTGCCGGCCGGGCAGGGCGCGCTCGACGTGCCCGCGATCCTGGCCGCGGCGCCCACGGCCCTGCGGGTGATCGAGTTCGACGGCTACGTCGGCGACCCCCTGGAGGGCATCTCGGCGTCCTTCGCCTGGCTCGACGACCACGACCGCTGA
- a CDS encoding HutD family protein encodes MATLIRFADLTPAPWANGLGSTTEIARGIGSGRLDSGGADRGGADWDWRISVATIEAATPFSALPGVDRVLMALGPDPLTLMVEGKQHDLQPQETLQFSGEDDVRPVGVDTPGRDVNLMTRRGAFHGSLHLTRIRNGLTVGSTPGTRVALILLEGAGVVAQEGETAPTLQLGPLGTLLGDPGEPMTLLGAATYAQVTLWPANTV; translated from the coding sequence ATGGCCACTCTCATCCGCTTCGCGGACCTGACCCCGGCACCGTGGGCCAACGGGCTCGGTTCGACGACGGAGATCGCACGCGGCATCGGCTCGGGCCGGCTCGACTCGGGTGGGGCCGACCGGGGTGGTGCCGACTGGGACTGGCGCATCAGCGTCGCCACGATCGAGGCCGCCACCCCGTTCTCGGCCCTGCCCGGAGTCGACCGCGTCTTGATGGCGCTCGGCCCCGATCCGCTGACGCTCATGGTGGAAGGGAAGCAGCACGACCTCCAGCCGCAGGAGACGCTCCAGTTCTCAGGTGAGGACGACGTGCGGCCGGTAGGCGTCGACACGCCCGGTCGGGACGTCAACCTCATGACGCGTCGCGGCGCCTTCCACGGCAGCCTCCATCTGACGAGAATCCGGAACGGGCTCACCGTCGGCAGCACCCCTGGGACGCGGGTCGCACTCATCCTCCTCGAGGGCGCGGGCGTCGTCGCCCAGGAGGGCGAGACGGCGCCAACGCTTCAGCTCGGCCCGCTCGGCACCCTGCTCGGCGACCCCGGCGAGCCCATGACACTCCTCGGTGCCGCGACCTACGCCCAGGTCACCCTCTGGCCCGCCAACACCGTCTGA
- a CDS encoding zinc-binding dehydrogenase has protein sequence MKAWQFTEVDAPLSLHEVEAPTPAADEIVVHVKAAGLCHSDVSFIDGTLTPLLPFRPITLGHEIAGVVSAVGADVTEFSVGQRVGIPATIEDGPGTEKNGGFADEVAVLAKLVVPLPEHVPFDQAAAATDAGLTSYHAVKVQGRVGQGTKVGIIGLGGLGSLGAQAALALGATLYVAEKNEKVHDYARSLGAKAVSTDIEDFTDEALDVIVDFAGFGTTTDGAIKTLRRGGRIVQVGLARARAELDLQTLTLNEIELVGSQAGTKQDLVEVLELIEQGKLTSRITEISFDEIGDGIGKLQRGEVIGRLVAVFG, from the coding sequence ATGAAGGCCTGGCAGTTCACCGAAGTCGACGCCCCGCTCTCCCTCCACGAGGTGGAGGCACCCACCCCGGCGGCCGACGAGATCGTCGTCCATGTCAAGGCCGCAGGCCTCTGCCACAGCGACGTCAGCTTCATCGACGGCACACTGACCCCGCTCCTACCCTTCCGCCCGATCACGCTCGGCCACGAGATCGCCGGCGTGGTCTCGGCCGTCGGCGCCGACGTCACCGAGTTCAGCGTCGGGCAGCGCGTCGGCATCCCCGCCACGATCGAGGACGGCCCCGGCACCGAGAAGAACGGCGGCTTCGCCGACGAGGTCGCGGTGCTCGCGAAGCTCGTCGTGCCGCTGCCCGAGCACGTCCCGTTCGATCAGGCCGCTGCGGCCACCGACGCCGGGCTCACGTCGTACCACGCCGTCAAGGTGCAGGGTCGCGTCGGCCAAGGCACCAAGGTCGGCATCATCGGCCTCGGCGGGCTCGGCTCGCTGGGCGCGCAGGCCGCCCTCGCCCTCGGCGCCACGCTCTACGTCGCCGAGAAGAACGAGAAGGTGCACGACTACGCGCGCTCGCTCGGTGCCAAGGCGGTCTCGACCGACATCGAAGACTTCACGGACGAGGCTCTCGACGTCATCGTCGACTTCGCCGGCTTCGGCACCACCACGGACGGCGCCATCAAGACGCTGCGCCGAGGCGGTCGCATCGTGCAGGTCGGTCTCGCTCGCGCCAGGGCCGAGCTCGACCTCCAGACCCTCACCCTCAACGAGATCGAGCTGGTCGGCTCACAGGCCGGCACGAAGCAGGACCTCGTCGAGGTGCTCGAACTCATCGAGCAGGGCAAGCTGACGTCGCGCATCACCGAGATCTCGTTCGACGAGATCGGCGACGGCATCGGCAAGCTGCAGCGTGGCGAGGTCATCGGTCGGCTGGTCGCCGTCTTCGGTTGA
- a CDS encoding TetR family transcriptional regulator, giving the protein MTDSAPRRGRPPVSSREALEEVAFDLLLRDGYEATTVQAIMAAGSVGRTTFFRYFGSKGGIVWGEFDRAIERLRASLESARDVPVMTAVIDAVAESTRLSREAAPDTWLARFRVLDQDPALSGETAEHWRIWAAEVAGYVERRRGLPAGSVATAAIGGAVQAAYVAVLRRWIDGTEAPDPVILRSHLTPVGDALQHFLDENP; this is encoded by the coding sequence ATGACAGACTCTGCCCCCCGCCGCGGTCGCCCGCCGGTCTCGTCACGCGAGGCCCTGGAGGAGGTCGCTTTCGATCTGCTGCTCCGCGACGGCTACGAGGCCACCACCGTTCAGGCCATCATGGCCGCCGGCTCGGTCGGGCGAACCACGTTCTTCCGCTACTTCGGGTCGAAGGGCGGAATCGTCTGGGGAGAATTCGATCGCGCCATCGAGAGACTCCGCGCCTCGCTCGAGTCCGCCCGAGACGTGCCCGTGATGACAGCGGTGATCGACGCGGTCGCCGAGTCGACCCGACTGTCGCGCGAGGCGGCACCCGACACCTGGCTCGCCCGCTTCCGGGTCTTGGACCAGGATCCCGCCCTCTCGGGCGAAACGGCCGAGCACTGGCGGATCTGGGCCGCCGAGGTCGCGGGCTACGTCGAGCGGCGACGCGGCCTGCCCGCAGGGTCCGTGGCGACCGCGGCGATCGGGGGAGCAGTCCAGGCGGCCTACGTGGCCGTGCTGCGGCGGTGGATCGATGGCACCGAGGCGCCCGACCCCGTGATCCTGCGCTCTCATCTCACGCCGGTGGGAGACGCGCTGCAGCACTTCCTCGACGAGAACCCGTAG
- a CDS encoding mycofactocin-coupled SDR family oxidoreductase, which yields MGNLEGKVAFITGAARGQGRSHALRLAKEGADIIAVDIAAQIDTVPYPMSTPEDLHETVSQIEALDRRIVAIQADTRDYQALVDAAAKGVAELGPIDIILANAGIAPQGGTGDDAQTFRDVVETNLFGVYNTVKAAVPSMIEKGQGGAIVLTSSTQGLSGAGGDGTGATSGYTAAKHGVVGLMRTFANWLAPQMIRVNTVHPTGVNTPMVMNDAMQKYLADNPGMSDALKNLLPVEIVQPIDISNAIAWLVSDEARYVTGVTLPVDAGFTAR from the coding sequence ATGGGAAACCTCGAGGGCAAAGTCGCCTTCATCACCGGCGCCGCTCGCGGCCAGGGTCGAAGCCACGCGCTCCGCCTCGCCAAAGAGGGCGCCGACATCATCGCCGTCGACATCGCGGCGCAGATCGACACCGTCCCCTATCCGATGTCGACACCCGAAGACCTGCACGAGACCGTCTCGCAGATCGAGGCGCTCGATCGGCGCATCGTCGCGATCCAGGCCGACACCCGTGACTATCAAGCGCTCGTCGACGCGGCCGCGAAGGGTGTCGCCGAGTTGGGCCCGATCGACATCATCCTGGCCAACGCGGGCATCGCGCCGCAGGGCGGAACCGGCGACGACGCGCAGACCTTCCGCGACGTCGTCGAGACCAACCTCTTCGGCGTCTACAACACGGTCAAGGCCGCGGTGCCGTCGATGATCGAGAAGGGCCAGGGCGGTGCGATCGTTCTGACCAGCTCGACGCAGGGCCTGAGCGGCGCAGGAGGCGACGGCACGGGTGCCACGAGCGGCTACACCGCTGCGAAGCACGGCGTCGTCGGCCTCATGCGCACCTTCGCCAACTGGCTGGCCCCGCAGATGATCCGGGTCAACACCGTCCACCCCACGGGCGTGAACACGCCGATGGTCATGAACGACGCGATGCAGAAGTATCTCGCCGACAACCCCGGCATGAGTGACGCGCTGAAGAACCTGCTGCCGGTCGAGATCGTGCAGCCGATCGACATCTCGAACGCGATCGCCTGGCTCGTGAGCGACGAGGCGCGGTACGTCACCGGTGTCACGCTGCCGGTCGACGCGGGGTTCACCGCCCGCTGA
- a CDS encoding ROK family protein: MTTPRYGDQAFSPGSPGDVLRLIRSGAATSRAELVRVTGLAPSTVSLRVEGLFELGLLREIGAAGSTGGRRARRLEIDPSAGVVAAIDLGAHHVRIAVRDLAGRAVADDDASGEILVSADPAETVDAIWAVLERLRESRGDGRARPELRGIAVSVPAPVEYPSGRIRTPSFQPAWDGADLPSLFAHHTDAPVLIENDGNLIALAERPTGARSGSGAGAGAGAGAGSGSGSGSGFGSAAGDAGSVPAELVAIKIGTRIGAGVISGGRLHRGASGAAGEFSHSTVDGTPAVGCTCGIPACLESVASGRAIAARLQALGHDVETPAQIVELAAHGDPDVVAVLRESGVHIGRSLAGIVNFINPRTVVVAGALAGAPHLVAAIRGELYSRCLPLVAESLEVRVSTSPTESSVRGAVDLVLDEVFAPPRIDARFRQG, encoded by the coding sequence ATGACCACCCCTCGATACGGCGATCAGGCGTTCAGCCCCGGATCGCCCGGCGATGTCCTCCGTCTCATTCGATCCGGGGCTGCGACGTCGCGGGCTGAGCTCGTGCGAGTGACGGGTCTCGCGCCGTCGACGGTGTCGCTTCGGGTCGAGGGGCTCTTCGAGCTCGGGCTGCTCCGCGAGATCGGGGCGGCAGGATCAACGGGCGGTCGCCGAGCGCGCCGCCTCGAGATCGACCCCTCGGCCGGCGTCGTCGCTGCCATCGACCTCGGCGCGCACCACGTGCGCATCGCCGTCCGCGACCTGGCCGGGCGAGCGGTGGCCGACGACGACGCGAGCGGAGAGATCCTGGTGTCCGCTGATCCGGCCGAGACGGTCGACGCGATCTGGGCGGTTCTCGAGCGGCTTCGCGAGAGTCGTGGTGACGGGCGAGCTCGGCCCGAGCTGCGCGGCATCGCCGTGAGCGTGCCTGCTCCGGTGGAGTACCCGAGCGGCAGGATCCGCACGCCCTCCTTCCAGCCTGCGTGGGACGGCGCCGATCTGCCCTCGCTGTTCGCTCACCACACCGACGCCCCCGTCCTGATCGAGAACGACGGCAACCTGATCGCGCTCGCCGAGCGGCCGACCGGTGCGAGGTCTGGTTCCGGCGCAGGCGCTGGCGCTGGCGCTGGCGCTGGGTCGGGCTCGGGCTCGGGCTCGGGCTTCGGCTCCGCGGCGGGCGACGCCGGGTCTGTGCCGGCCGAGCTCGTCGCGATCAAGATCGGCACACGCATCGGCGCGGGCGTCATCAGCGGAGGCCGGCTGCACCGAGGCGCGAGCGGCGCCGCCGGCGAGTTCAGCCACTCGACCGTCGACGGGACACCCGCGGTCGGCTGCACGTGCGGCATTCCGGCCTGCCTCGAGTCGGTGGCGAGCGGTCGAGCCATCGCGGCACGCCTGCAGGCGCTCGGCCACGACGTCGAAACTCCGGCCCAGATCGTCGAACTGGCGGCGCACGGCGATCCTGATGTCGTGGCCGTGCTCCGCGAGAGCGGCGTGCACATCGGTCGGAGTCTCGCGGGGATCGTCAACTTCATCAACCCGCGCACGGTCGTCGTCGCCGGCGCTCTGGCCGGGGCGCCGCATCTCGTGGCGGCTATCCGCGGTGAGCTCTACAGCCGGTGCCTGCCGCTCGTCGCGGAGAGCCTCGAGGTGCGGGTCAGCACCTCGCCGACCGAGAGCAGTGTGCGCGGGGCCGTCGACCTCGTGCTCGACGAGGTCTTCGCGCCGCCGCGCATCGACGCGCGTTTTCGGCAGGGCTGA
- a CDS encoding carbohydrate-binding protein: MVPAATANAATACATAWSASTAHTGGSTVSENGANYTANWWTQGNDPATNSGASGSGQPWTSTGSCSGSGSGTGTGTGTGTGTGTGTGTGTGSASGLVFSPYKDVTANLNWNTDVMQTAVTGSTIPVVGPGSLVATKEPGLKAITLAFATGTCGSENWGGVAGSAFASANIPALNSAGVNYIVSTGGAAGTFSCASTSALDSFIARYSSSHMIGVDFDIEGGQSASDISNLVNAAAGAQSTYPNLRFSFTLATLAASDGSYGGLNSLGTSVVNAIKASSLSNYTINLMTMDFGGATSANCVVSGGSCDMGQSSIQAAENLEHTFGIPATKIELTPMIGVNDVSSEVTSLTDVDTVSAWAKANGLAGVHYWSLDRDTPCAQTTASSTCSSTSTAALGYTNEFLKDLG, from the coding sequence GTGGTGCCGGCGGCGACGGCGAACGCCGCCACCGCTTGCGCGACCGCGTGGAGCGCGTCGACCGCCCATACGGGTGGCAGCACTGTCAGCGAGAACGGCGCGAACTACACCGCCAACTGGTGGACGCAAGGCAACGACCCCGCCACGAACTCGGGCGCCAGCGGCAGCGGCCAACCGTGGACGTCGACGGGCAGCTGTTCGGGCAGCGGCAGCGGCACCGGGACCGGGACCGGGACCGGCACGGGGACAGGCACCGGCACCGGCACGGGCACCGGCTCAGCCAGCGGACTCGTCTTCAGCCCCTACAAAGACGTCACTGCCAACCTCAACTGGAACACCGACGTGATGCAGACCGCCGTCACCGGCAGCACGATCCCGGTCGTCGGGCCCGGCAGCCTCGTCGCCACGAAAGAGCCGGGTCTCAAGGCGATCACCCTCGCCTTCGCCACCGGCACGTGCGGCAGTGAGAACTGGGGCGGGGTCGCAGGATCCGCGTTCGCCTCGGCCAACATCCCCGCGCTGAACTCTGCGGGCGTGAACTACATCGTCTCGACCGGCGGCGCCGCGGGCACGTTCTCGTGCGCGTCGACCTCGGCGCTCGACAGCTTCATCGCCCGCTATTCGTCGTCTCACATGATCGGCGTCGACTTCGACATCGAAGGCGGCCAGTCGGCGTCCGACATCTCGAACCTCGTCAACGCCGCGGCCGGCGCGCAGAGCACCTACCCGAACCTCCGGTTCTCGTTCACGCTCGCGACCCTCGCAGCCTCCGACGGGTCGTACGGCGGGCTCAACAGTCTCGGCACCTCGGTGGTGAACGCGATCAAGGCGTCGAGCCTGTCGAACTACACCATCAACCTCATGACGATGGACTTCGGCGGTGCCACCAGCGCCAACTGCGTCGTCTCGGGCGGCTCGTGCGACATGGGCCAGTCGTCGATCCAGGCGGCCGAGAACCTCGAGCACACGTTCGGCATCCCGGCCACGAAGATCGAGCTCACCCCGATGATCGGCGTGAACGACGTCTCCAGCGAGGTCACCAGCCTGACCGACGTCGACACCGTGTCGGCCTGGGCCAAGGCGAACGGCCTCGCCGGCGTGCACTACTGGTCGCTCGACCGCGACACCCCGTGCGCGCAGACGACCGCCTCGTCGACGTGCAGCTCGACCAGCACCGCGGCCCTCGGCTACACCAACGAGTTCCTCAAGGATCTCGGCTAG
- a CDS encoding sugar porter family MFS transporter produces the protein MTTINTPTGTSGSGPQVPLPPLTTGPHSRRLGQVAIIATFGGLLFGYDTAVINGALNPMVVDLHLTKLTEGGVTSGLLFGAAVGAILGGRLSDGWGRRKSIILMSILFFVGALTCVVAPSFGVMLVGRIVLGLAIGAASTIVPVFLAELAPFEIRGSLAGRNEMMIVIGQLAAFIINAAISTLFGEGHGVWRIMLAVEALPALALFFGMLRMPESPRWLASKGRDEEALAVLSTLRTKERATAELAEIDQVTAEESQRKGMPIMEILRNKWLVRIILIGIGLGVAQQLTGINAIQYYGQTVLIQAGFSASAAIIVNIGPGIVGVIGAIIALRMMDHFSRRRTFIIGFASTTVIHILIGILSNALPVGNPARPWVLLILIVLFVGSVQTFLNVAVWVTLSEIFPLKMRGFGIGVSVFFLWIANAFLGLYFPTIISAFGITGTFFGFAVVNALALLFVWRAVPETRGRSLEKLEEDVTTGNIYIKAVKAAK, from the coding sequence ATGACAACGATCAACACGCCGACCGGCACCTCGGGTTCTGGGCCTCAGGTACCGCTCCCGCCGCTGACCACGGGTCCCCACAGCCGCCGGCTGGGCCAGGTCGCCATCATCGCCACCTTCGGTGGTCTGCTCTTCGGGTACGACACCGCCGTCATCAACGGCGCGCTCAACCCGATGGTCGTCGACCTCCACCTGACGAAGCTGACCGAGGGCGGTGTCACGTCAGGGCTCCTCTTCGGTGCGGCAGTCGGCGCCATTCTCGGTGGTCGGCTCTCCGACGGCTGGGGCCGCCGCAAGTCGATCATCCTGATGTCGATCCTCTTCTTCGTCGGCGCGCTGACCTGCGTCGTCGCGCCGTCGTTCGGCGTGATGCTCGTCGGGCGCATCGTCCTGGGGCTCGCCATCGGCGCAGCGTCGACCATCGTTCCGGTCTTCTTGGCAGAGCTTGCGCCGTTCGAGATCCGCGGCTCTCTCGCGGGCCGCAACGAGATGATGATCGTCATCGGCCAGCTCGCCGCCTTCATCATCAACGCCGCCATCTCCACCCTGTTCGGCGAAGGCCACGGGGTCTGGCGCATCATGCTGGCGGTCGAGGCCCTTCCGGCCCTCGCCCTCTTCTTCGGCATGCTGCGCATGCCCGAGTCGCCCCGCTGGCTCGCGAGCAAGGGCCGCGACGAGGAGGCCCTCGCGGTGCTCTCGACTCTCCGTACCAAGGAGCGCGCCACGGCCGAACTCGCTGAGATCGACCAGGTGACGGCCGAGGAGTCCCAGCGCAAGGGCATGCCCATCATGGAGATCCTCCGCAACAAGTGGCTCGTCCGCATCATCCTGATCGGCATCGGCCTCGGCGTCGCGCAGCAGCTCACCGGCATCAACGCGATCCAGTACTACGGCCAGACGGTGCTCATCCAGGCGGGCTTCTCGGCAAGCGCGGCCATCATCGTCAACATCGGCCCGGGCATCGTCGGCGTCATCGGCGCCATCATCGCCCTGCGCATGATGGACCACTTCAGCCGCCGTCGCACCTTCATCATCGGCTTCGCGTCGACCACGGTCATCCACATCCTGATCGGCATCCTGTCGAACGCCCTCCCCGTGGGCAACCCGGCTCGCCCGTGGGTGCTGCTGATCCTGATCGTCCTGTTCGTCGGATCGGTGCAGACCTTCTTGAACGTGGCCGTCTGGGTGACGCTGAGCGAGATCTTCCCGCTGAAGATGCGCGGCTTCGGAATCGGCGTCTCGGTGTTCTTCCTCTGGATCGCCAACGCCTTCCTCGGCCTGTACTTCCCGACGATCATCAGCGCCTTCGGCATCACGGGCACGTTCTTCGGTTTCGCCGTCGTCAATGCGCTGGCCCTGCTCTTCGTCTGGCGGGCCGTGCCCGAGACCCGCGGTCGCTCTCTCGAGAAGCTCGAGGAAGACGTGACCACCGGCAACATCTACATCAAGGCCGTCAAGGCCGCCAAGTAG